The following proteins come from a genomic window of Actinacidiphila yeochonensis CN732:
- the tyrS gene encoding tyrosine--tRNA ligase, translating to MTDIVDELRWRGVLAQTTDEDALRKALADGPVSLYCGFDPTASSLHVGHLTQILTLRRFQLAGHRPIALVGGATGLIGDPKPSAERVLNDVETVREWVAALRGQLGAFLDFDSAGDAQALLVDNYEWTEGLSALELLRDFGKHFSVNQMLARETVKTRLDGEGMSYTEFSYVILQSLDYLELYRRHGCTLQIGGSDQWGNITAGLDLIRRVLGNQPHGPAHALTQNLLTKADGTKFGKTEGGAVWLDPELTTPYAFYQFWLNSDDRDVPRYLRTFSFRSREEIEELERATAERPQARAGQRALAEELTTLVHGADQCAAVVAASRALFGQGELADLDERTLAAALAELPHAQVTELAPVADLLAEVGLVPSKSA from the coding sequence GTGACGGACATCGTCGACGAGCTGCGGTGGCGGGGCGTACTCGCCCAGACCACCGACGAGGACGCCCTCCGTAAGGCGCTCGCGGACGGTCCCGTCAGCCTGTATTGCGGCTTCGACCCGACCGCGAGCAGCCTCCATGTCGGGCACCTCACCCAGATCCTCACCCTGCGCCGCTTCCAGCTCGCCGGCCACCGGCCGATCGCCCTGGTCGGCGGTGCCACCGGTCTGATCGGCGACCCGAAGCCCAGCGCCGAGCGGGTGCTCAACGACGTGGAGACGGTACGCGAGTGGGTCGCCGCCCTGCGCGGGCAGCTCGGCGCCTTCCTCGACTTCGACTCCGCGGGCGACGCCCAGGCACTCCTGGTCGACAACTACGAGTGGACCGAGGGCCTGTCCGCGCTGGAGCTGCTCCGCGACTTCGGCAAGCACTTCAGCGTCAACCAGATGCTCGCCCGCGAGACGGTCAAGACCCGCCTCGACGGCGAGGGCATGAGCTACACCGAGTTCAGCTACGTGATCCTCCAGTCGCTGGACTACCTGGAGCTGTACCGGCGGCACGGCTGCACCCTGCAGATCGGCGGCAGCGACCAGTGGGGCAACATCACCGCCGGGCTCGACCTGATCCGCCGCGTCCTGGGCAACCAGCCGCACGGACCGGCCCACGCGCTCACCCAGAACCTGCTCACCAAGGCCGACGGCACCAAGTTCGGCAAGACGGAGGGCGGCGCGGTCTGGCTCGACCCCGAGCTGACCACCCCGTACGCCTTCTACCAGTTCTGGCTCAACAGCGACGACCGCGACGTCCCCCGCTACCTGCGCACCTTCTCCTTCCGCTCCCGGGAGGAGATCGAGGAGCTGGAGCGCGCCACCGCCGAGCGGCCCCAGGCCCGGGCGGGGCAGCGGGCGCTCGCCGAGGAGCTGACCACACTGGTGCACGGTGCGGACCAGTGCGCGGCTGTCGTGGCCGCGTCCAGAGCGCTTTTCGGCCAGGGCGAACTCGCCGACCTGGACGAGCGCACCCTGGCCGCCGCCCTGGCCGAGCTGCCGCACGCGCAGGTCACCGAGCTCGCACCGGTGGCCGACCTGCTGGCCGAGGTCGGGCTGGTGCCGAGCAAGTCCGCGG
- a CDS encoding DNA-3-methyladenine glycosylase: MPTPPERTPLDRSFFDRPVLEIAPDLLGRVLVRHTGAGPIELRLTEVEAYDGPNDPGSHAYRGRTDRNAVMFGPPGHTYVYFTYGMWNCLNLVCGPVGRPSGVLLRAGAIIRGAELARPHRPTSRRDSDLAQGPARLATALDVDRTLNGSDACAAGGPFRVLAGTPAPPAAVRSGPRTGVGGDGAAHPWRYWIDGEPSVSPYRAHSPRRRR, translated from the coding sequence GTGCCCACACCGCCGGAACGGACCCCGCTCGACCGCTCCTTCTTCGACCGGCCTGTCCTGGAGATCGCACCCGACCTGCTCGGACGCGTCCTGGTGCGCCACACCGGCGCGGGGCCGATCGAACTGCGCCTCACCGAGGTGGAGGCCTACGACGGGCCCAACGACCCCGGCTCCCACGCCTACCGCGGACGCACCGACCGCAACGCCGTGATGTTCGGACCGCCCGGGCACACCTACGTCTACTTCACCTACGGCATGTGGAACTGCCTGAACCTGGTCTGCGGACCCGTGGGCCGTCCCTCCGGGGTACTGCTGCGGGCCGGCGCGATCATCCGGGGCGCGGAACTCGCCCGCCCGCACCGCCCCACCTCACGCCGGGACAGCGACCTCGCGCAGGGCCCCGCCCGGCTGGCCACCGCCCTCGACGTCGACCGCACCCTGAACGGCTCCGACGCCTGCGCCGCCGGCGGCCCCTTCCGCGTCCTCGCCGGCACCCCCGCGCCGCCGGCGGCCGTCCGCAGCGGGCCGCGCACGGGGGTCGGCGGTGACGGGGCGGCCCACCCCTGGCGCTACTGGATCGACGGCGAGCCCAGCGTCAGTCCGTACCGGGCCCACAGCCCGCGCAGGCGGCGCTGA
- a CDS encoding YbhB/YbcL family Raf kinase inhibitor-like protein — translation MTEKARRPLPHDFHPPVASFSVESDDVAPGGSLKQDQVFAGGNTSPQLRWSGFPEGTKSVAVTCYDPDAPTGSGFWHWTVFDLPVSVTELPAGAGSGSFPGLPSGAVHVRNDYGTRDFGGAAPPPGDGEHRYVFTVYAVDAEKLGVDADASPAVVGFNLRFHAIGRAQLVGTYEVPAEG, via the coding sequence GTGACCGAGAAAGCACGGCGGCCGCTCCCCCATGACTTCCATCCGCCGGTGGCGTCGTTCTCGGTGGAGAGCGACGACGTGGCGCCGGGTGGCTCCCTGAAGCAGGACCAGGTGTTCGCGGGCGGGAACACCTCGCCGCAGCTGCGCTGGTCGGGCTTCCCCGAGGGGACGAAGAGCGTCGCCGTCACCTGCTACGACCCGGACGCGCCGACCGGGAGCGGCTTCTGGCACTGGACGGTCTTCGACCTGCCGGTGTCGGTGACGGAGCTGCCGGCCGGTGCCGGCTCCGGGAGCTTCCCGGGGCTGCCGTCCGGCGCGGTCCACGTGCGCAACGACTACGGCACGCGGGACTTCGGCGGCGCGGCCCCGCCGCCCGGTGACGGCGAGCACCGCTACGTGTTCACCGTCTACGCGGTGGACGCCGAGAAGCTGGGCGTGGACGCCGACGCCTCGCCGGCGGTGGTCGGGTTCAACCTGCGCTTCCACGCGATCGGGCGGGCGCAGCTGGTCGGTACGTACGAGGTGCCGGCCGAGGGCTGA
- a CDS encoding recombinase family protein has product MKRSGLVSDDFKRVESHDCPMSTCAAPTGSPCRTGKNKVAVQYHTARFRLVPQLAKALSVPTPAVRKPGSAWTELPRPVRAGAGPVGHVSLGYARASTARQSLDAQLDSLAEAGVTRVFSEKISTRATKRPELEAAVKLAGEIRSSGIAVTLVVHEHKRLGRGIELAMLAEELKASDVGLEFLTGELKGSHDG; this is encoded by the coding sequence ATGAAACGGTCCGGGCTTGTGAGCGACGACTTCAAGCGCGTGGAATCACACGACTGCCCGATGTCCACCTGCGCCGCCCCCACGGGCTCCCCGTGCCGGACCGGCAAAAACAAGGTGGCTGTCCAGTACCACACCGCCCGCTTCCGCCTCGTACCCCAACTCGCCAAGGCCCTCAGCGTCCCGACCCCCGCCGTACGCAAGCCGGGCTCGGCGTGGACCGAACTGCCCCGGCCCGTGCGCGCTGGCGCCGGACCGGTCGGACACGTCAGCCTCGGCTACGCCCGAGCCTCGACCGCCCGCCAGTCCCTCGACGCACAACTCGACTCCCTCGCCGAGGCCGGGGTGACCCGGGTCTTCTCGGAGAAGATCTCTACCCGCGCTACCAAGCGCCCCGAGCTGGAGGCCGCTGTGAAGCTCGCCGGTGAGATCCGCTCCTCCGGCATCGCCGTCACCCTCGTCGTGCACGAGCACAAGCGCCTCGGCCGCGGCATCGAACTCGCCATGCTCGCCGAGGAACTCAAAGCGAGCGACGTCGGCCTGGAGTTCCTCACCGGAGAGCTGAAGGGCTCGCACGACGGTTGA
- a CDS encoding CoA transferase, translated as MRPPIFAGASQAWAALGADSSLLDRVSYGGPSGGLPARLPVMELARATVAVCSLAAAELTSVRTGRPVPRVRVDDESVATAFLSDRLVRVDGQAWSTFAPLSRFWRAADGWVRTHANYPHHRARLLTALGVPGDASEEAVAGAIAGRTALEVEETVYAAGGLAVAARSPEEWAKSEQGVLVAGQPLLTTARVADAPNRVLGDAALPCAGLRVLDLTRVLAGPVATRTLALLGADVLRIDAPQLAESQEAHNDTGMGKRSTTLDLGDATGRRVFEGLLDEAHVVVTGYRPGALDRFGLTPEALAGRRPGLVIAQLSAWGRYGPWHERRGFDSLVQVATGIAELEDSPDSPGALPAQALDHGTGYLLAAGVLRALTEQHRTGGTRLVRLALTQTAHWLVHDLAPAPGEDDGFDAGRWLTETDSPMGRLRHALPPVSYEGGPVNWARPPGLWGTDAAVWGGA; from the coding sequence GTGAGACCTCCAATCTTCGCAGGTGCTTCGCAGGCTTGGGCGGCACTGGGTGCCGATTCTTCTCTGCTCGACCGGGTGTCCTACGGCGGTCCGTCCGGCGGACTGCCGGCGCGGCTGCCCGTCATGGAGCTGGCGCGGGCCACTGTCGCGGTGTGCTCGCTCGCGGCCGCCGAGCTCACTTCCGTACGCACGGGGCGGCCCGTGCCCCGGGTGCGGGTCGACGACGAGTCGGTCGCGACGGCGTTCCTCAGCGACCGGCTGGTGCGGGTCGACGGGCAGGCGTGGTCGACCTTCGCGCCGCTGTCCCGGTTCTGGCGGGCGGCCGATGGATGGGTCCGTACGCACGCCAACTACCCGCACCATCGGGCCCGGTTGCTCACCGCTCTCGGGGTGCCGGGGGACGCCAGCGAGGAGGCGGTGGCCGGGGCGATCGCGGGGCGTACCGCGCTGGAGGTGGAGGAGACCGTGTACGCGGCGGGCGGTCTGGCCGTCGCGGCACGCAGTCCCGAGGAGTGGGCCAAGAGCGAGCAGGGGGTCCTGGTCGCGGGGCAGCCGCTGCTGACGACAGCGCGCGTCGCCGACGCCCCGAACCGGGTGCTCGGTGACGCCGCGCTGCCGTGCGCAGGGCTGCGTGTTCTGGATCTGACCCGGGTGCTCGCCGGGCCGGTCGCCACCCGAACGCTGGCGCTGCTGGGGGCGGACGTGCTGCGGATCGACGCCCCACAGCTGGCGGAGAGCCAGGAGGCCCACAACGACACGGGGATGGGGAAACGCTCGACCACCCTGGACCTGGGTGACGCCACCGGCCGCCGGGTCTTCGAGGGGCTGCTCGACGAGGCGCATGTGGTGGTTACCGGTTACCGGCCGGGCGCGCTGGACCGGTTCGGGCTGACGCCCGAGGCGCTCGCCGGGCGTCGTCCGGGTCTGGTGATCGCCCAGCTGTCCGCGTGGGGCCGTTACGGGCCGTGGCACGAGCGGCGCGGCTTCGACAGCCTGGTCCAAGTGGCCACCGGCATCGCCGAACTGGAGGACTCGCCGGACTCGCCCGGCGCGCTGCCCGCCCAGGCGCTCGACCACGGCACCGGCTATCTGCTGGCGGCCGGGGTGCTGCGCGCGCTCACCGAGCAGCACCGCACGGGCGGCACCAGGCTGGTCCGCCTGGCTCTGACGCAGACCGCCCACTGGCTGGTCCACGACCTGGCCCCCGCTCCGGGCGAGGATGATGGCTTCGACGCCGGGCGCTGGCTGACCGAGACTGACAGCCCCATGGGCCGGCTGCGGCATGCGCTGCCGCCGGTGTCGTACGAGGGAGGCCCGGTGAACTGGGCACGCCCGCCGGGTCTGTGGGGCACGGACGCAGCCGTCTGGGGCGGAGCCTGA
- a CDS encoding HNH endonuclease, whose product MRETLVLNASFEPLSTVSLHRAVVLVMQDKAVVEQAHPGLRVRAAQVEIPVPQVIRLCRYVRVPFRQRAPWSRRGVLVRDRHRCAYCGRRATTVDHVQPRSRGGGDTWLNTVAACSEDNQRKADRTPEQAGMRLLVRPFEPTPADALLLALGVRGRAGLEWLAAPA is encoded by the coding sequence ATGCGCGAGACCCTGGTACTGAACGCGAGCTTCGAGCCGTTGTCGACGGTGTCCCTGCACCGGGCGGTCGTGCTGGTGATGCAGGACAAGGCGGTGGTGGAGCAGGCCCATCCGGGGCTGCGGGTGCGCGCGGCGCAGGTGGAGATACCGGTGCCGCAGGTGATCAGGCTGTGCCGGTACGTCCGGGTGCCGTTCCGACAACGCGCGCCGTGGTCGCGGCGGGGGGTGCTGGTGCGGGACCGCCACCGGTGCGCCTACTGCGGCCGGCGGGCCACGACCGTGGACCACGTGCAGCCGAGGTCCCGGGGCGGCGGCGACACCTGGCTGAACACGGTGGCGGCATGCTCCGAGGACAACCAGCGCAAGGCGGACCGCACGCCGGAGCAGGCGGGGATGCGGCTGCTGGTGCGGCCGTTCGAGCCGACCCCGGCGGACGCGCTGCTGCTGGCGCTCGGGGTGCGCGGCCGCGCCGGGCTGGAGTGGCTGGCCGCGCCGGCCTGA
- a CDS encoding sulfite exporter TauE/SafE family protein yields MSPAEAVAVFAAGVGAGTINTVVGSGTLLTFPVLLAVGLPPVTANVSNALGLVPGSVAGAIGYRRELSGQRGLLLRLGVIALAGGVTGAVLLVTLPSKAFDAIVPALVAAALVLVVLQPRLARALQARRERSGTTAPAHGGPLLAVGILLASVYGGYFGAAQGVLYLSLMGLLLDATLQRANALKNVLAALVNGVAAVFFIAAAHMDWAAVGLVAAGATLGGIAGARVGRRLPPAVLRGLIVAVGLAAIVQLLLG; encoded by the coding sequence ATGTCCCCAGCAGAGGCTGTCGCCGTGTTCGCCGCCGGTGTCGGCGCCGGCACCATCAACACCGTCGTCGGCTCCGGAACCCTGCTGACCTTCCCCGTCCTCCTCGCCGTCGGCCTGCCCCCCGTCACCGCCAACGTCTCCAACGCGCTCGGACTGGTCCCCGGCTCGGTCGCCGGCGCCATCGGCTACCGCCGCGAGCTCAGCGGCCAGCGCGGACTGCTGCTCCGGCTCGGGGTGATCGCCCTCGCCGGCGGAGTGACGGGCGCGGTCCTGCTCGTCACCCTGCCGTCCAAGGCCTTCGACGCCATCGTGCCGGCGCTGGTCGCCGCCGCCCTCGTCCTCGTCGTCCTCCAACCGCGGCTGGCCCGTGCCCTCCAGGCCCGCCGCGAGCGCAGCGGGACCACCGCCCCCGCGCACGGCGGGCCGCTGCTGGCGGTCGGCATCCTGCTCGCCAGCGTCTACGGCGGCTACTTCGGCGCCGCCCAGGGCGTCCTCTACCTCTCCCTCATGGGCCTGCTGCTCGACGCCACGCTGCAACGCGCCAACGCCCTGAAGAACGTGCTGGCCGCCCTGGTCAACGGGGTGGCCGCGGTCTTCTTCATCGCCGCCGCCCACATGGACTGGGCGGCCGTCGGACTGGTCGCCGCCGGAGCCACCCTCGGCGGGATCGCCGGGGCCAGGGTGGGCCGCCGACTGCCGCCCGCGGTGCTGCGCGGCCTCATCGTCGCCGTCGGCCTCGCAGCGATCGTCCAACTGCTGCTCGGATAG
- a CDS encoding SPFH domain-containing protein has product MQPIIIVLIILVVLVFIALIRTVQVIPQATAAIVERFGRYTRTLSAGLNIVVPFIDTIRNRIDLREQVVPFPPQPVITQDNLVVNIDTVIYYQVTDARAATYEVASYIQAIEQLTVTTLRNIIGGMDLERTLTSREEINHALRGVLDEATGKWGIRVNRVELKAIEPPTSIQDSMEKQMRADRDKRAAILTAEGTRQSQILTAEGEKQSQILRAEGEARAAALRAEGEAQAIRTVFESIHAGDPDQKLLAYQYLQMLPKIAAGESNKLWIIPSELNDALKGLGGIVNIPGAPGSGTPGPAANGNGGGGVPAARQAAPPAPRREAPPFDKD; this is encoded by the coding sequence ATGCAGCCCATCATCATCGTCCTCATCATCCTGGTGGTGCTCGTCTTCATCGCGCTCATCAGGACGGTCCAGGTCATCCCCCAGGCCACGGCCGCGATCGTGGAGCGCTTCGGCCGCTACACCCGCACCCTGAGCGCCGGGTTGAACATCGTCGTCCCGTTCATCGACACCATCCGCAACCGCATCGACCTGCGCGAGCAGGTCGTGCCCTTCCCGCCGCAGCCGGTGATCACCCAGGACAACCTGGTCGTGAACATCGACACGGTCATCTACTACCAGGTCACCGACGCCCGAGCGGCCACCTACGAGGTCGCCAGCTACATCCAGGCGATCGAGCAGCTCACCGTCACCACCCTGCGCAACATCATCGGCGGCATGGACCTGGAGCGCACCCTCACCTCGCGCGAGGAGATCAATCACGCCCTGCGCGGCGTCCTCGACGAGGCCACCGGCAAGTGGGGCATCCGCGTCAACCGCGTCGAGCTCAAGGCGATCGAGCCGCCGACCTCCATCCAGGACTCGATGGAGAAGCAGATGCGCGCCGACCGGGACAAGCGCGCCGCGATCCTCACCGCGGAGGGCACCCGGCAGTCGCAGATCCTCACCGCGGAGGGCGAGAAGCAGTCGCAGATCCTGCGCGCCGAGGGCGAGGCCCGGGCCGCGGCCCTGCGCGCCGAGGGCGAGGCACAGGCCATCCGCACCGTCTTCGAGTCCATCCACGCCGGCGACCCGGACCAGAAGCTCCTGGCCTACCAGTACCTCCAGATGCTGCCGAAGATCGCCGCCGGCGAGTCCAACAAGCTCTGGATCATCCCCAGCGAGCTGAACGACGCGCTCAAGGGCCTCGGCGGCATCGTCAACATCCCCGGCGCCCCCGGCTCCGGCACCCCCGGCCCCGCCGCCAACGGGAACGGCGGCGGAGGCGTCCCCGCCGCACGCCAGGCCGCCCCTCCGGCGCCCCGGCGCGAGGCCCCGCCGTTCGACAAGGACTGA
- a CDS encoding NfeD family protein: MGTVDAWLWWLVAAVGLGIPLVITAMPEFGMFAVGAVGGAVAAGAGGGAVAQVIVFVVVSVALLVFVRPLAYRGRQRPEQRSNVDALRGRQAVVLERVDDGAGGRIKLGGEIWSARSLEHGRAFDPGAQVDVVEIDGATAVVM, encoded by the coding sequence ATTGGCACCGTGGACGCATGGTTGTGGTGGCTCGTAGCCGCCGTGGGGCTGGGCATCCCGCTGGTGATCACGGCGATGCCGGAGTTCGGCATGTTCGCGGTGGGCGCCGTGGGCGGCGCGGTCGCCGCGGGTGCGGGCGGCGGCGCCGTCGCCCAGGTGATCGTGTTCGTCGTGGTCTCCGTCGCACTGCTGGTCTTCGTGCGGCCCCTCGCGTACCGCGGCCGGCAGCGGCCGGAGCAGCGCAGCAACGTCGACGCGCTCAGGGGACGCCAGGCCGTGGTCCTGGAACGGGTGGACGACGGCGCCGGCGGCCGGATCAAGCTCGGCGGCGAGATCTGGTCCGCGCGCTCCCTGGAGCACGGCCGCGCCTTCGACCCCGGAGCGCAGGTGGACGTGGTGGAGATCGACGGGGCCACCGCGGTGGTGATGTAG
- a CDS encoding ABC transporter ATP-binding protein has protein sequence MSDVLELVDVSVVRDGRALVEQVSWSVSEGERWVIVGPNGAGKTTLLNVASSYLFPTSGAVQILGEKLGAVDVFDLRPRIGMAGAAMAEKMPRRQTVLETVLTAAYGMTATWREDYEKVDEDRARAFLDRLGMSEFLDRKFGTLSEGERKRTLIARAMMSDPELLLLDEPAAGLDLGGREDLVRRLGRLARDPIAPSMIMVTHHVEEIAPGFTHVLMIRQGRVVAAGPLETALTSRNLSVCFGLPLIVERRGDRWTAAGLPLK, from the coding sequence ATGAGCGATGTACTGGAGCTGGTGGACGTATCCGTGGTCCGCGACGGACGGGCTCTGGTCGAACAGGTCTCCTGGTCGGTCTCCGAGGGTGAGCGCTGGGTGATCGTCGGCCCCAACGGCGCCGGCAAGACCACCCTGCTCAACGTGGCCTCCAGCTACCTCTTCCCCACCAGCGGAGCGGTCCAGATCCTCGGCGAGAAGCTCGGCGCCGTCGACGTCTTCGACCTGCGGCCCCGGATCGGCATGGCGGGCGCCGCCATGGCCGAGAAGATGCCGCGCCGGCAGACCGTCCTGGAGACGGTCCTCACCGCCGCCTACGGCATGACCGCCACCTGGCGCGAGGACTACGAGAAGGTCGACGAGGACCGGGCCCGCGCCTTCCTCGACCGGCTGGGCATGAGCGAGTTCCTCGACCGCAAGTTCGGCACCCTCTCCGAGGGCGAGCGCAAGCGCACCCTCATCGCCCGCGCCATGATGTCCGACCCCGAGCTGCTGCTCCTGGACGAGCCCGCCGCCGGCCTCGACCTCGGCGGCCGCGAGGACCTGGTGCGCCGGCTGGGCCGCCTCGCCCGCGACCCCATCGCCCCCTCCATGATCATGGTCACCCACCACGTGGAGGAGATCGCGCCCGGCTTCACCCACGTGCTGATGATCCGCCAGGGCCGGGTCGTCGCCGCCGGACCGCTGGAGACCGCCCTGACCTCCCGCAACCTCTCCGTCTGCTTCGGCCTGCCGCTGATCGTCGAGCGCCGCGGCGACCGGTGGACCGCCGCCGGCCTGCCCCTGAAGTAG
- a CDS encoding response regulator produces MRVLLVDDHQVVRRGLRTFLEVQGDIEVVGEAADGDEGVARALELRPDVILMDVRMPGTDGIEALRLLREAGSPARVLIVTSFTEQRTVVPALRAGAAGYVYKDIDPVALADAIRSVRAGHVLLQPEVAGALLAQDQSGPGGGRGGGLTEREREVLALIADGRSNREIARALVLSEKTVKTHVSNILMKLDVADRTQAALWAVRNGVGG; encoded by the coding sequence ATCCGGGTGCTGCTGGTGGACGACCACCAGGTGGTGCGCCGCGGCCTGCGCACGTTCCTTGAGGTCCAGGGCGACATCGAGGTCGTCGGCGAGGCCGCGGACGGCGACGAGGGCGTGGCCCGCGCCCTGGAGCTGCGGCCGGACGTCATCCTGATGGACGTCAGGATGCCCGGCACCGACGGCATCGAGGCGCTGCGGCTGCTGCGCGAGGCCGGCAGCCCCGCCCGGGTGCTCATCGTGACCAGCTTCACCGAGCAGCGCACGGTGGTCCCCGCGCTGCGGGCCGGCGCCGCCGGGTACGTCTACAAGGACATCGACCCGGTCGCCCTCGCCGACGCCATCCGCTCCGTCCGGGCCGGCCACGTGCTGCTCCAGCCCGAGGTGGCCGGCGCGCTGCTCGCCCAGGACCAGTCCGGGCCCGGCGGCGGCCGGGGCGGCGGACTCACCGAGCGGGAGCGCGAGGTGCTGGCCCTCATCGCCGACGGCCGCTCCAACCGGGAGATCGCCCGCGCGCTGGTGCTCTCCGAGAAGACGGTGAAGACCCACGTTTCGAACATCCTGATGAAGCTCGACGTCGCCGACCGCACCCAGGCCGCACTGTGGGCGGTCCGCAACGGGGTCGGCGGCTGA
- a CDS encoding GAF domain-containing sensor histidine kinase — MGPRTPKGGIEAVSAAILAMNRRLEVREVLQTIVTSARELLGAEYAALGVPDDRGGFAQFVVDGVSDAQWKAIGPLPRQHGVLAAMLEEATPQRLTDVREFASFAGWPAAHPVMRDFIGMPVMDGEDVLGAVFLANKICPKPSDQGGCAFTQEDEDLLRLLADHAAIALTNARLHERSRELTLAGERARIAHELHDAVSQKLFSLRLTAQAAAALVDADPARAKREIREVTALAAEAADELRAVVVELRPAALDEDGLVATLRTQAGVLDRVHAARVTFHASQVGALPAAQEEALLRVAQEATHNALRHAGAGTVAVTLEGLGKRALLRVADDGRGFDPDAVRRSGRHLGLASMRDRADSVGGRLAVQSEPGKGTVVEMEVPGG; from the coding sequence ATGGGCCCCAGGACGCCGAAGGGCGGAATCGAAGCGGTCAGCGCCGCGATCCTGGCGATGAACCGCCGGCTGGAGGTGCGCGAGGTCCTCCAGACCATCGTCACCTCCGCGCGGGAGCTGCTGGGCGCGGAGTACGCCGCCCTCGGCGTGCCCGACGACCGCGGCGGCTTCGCCCAGTTCGTGGTCGACGGGGTCAGCGACGCGCAGTGGAAGGCCATCGGCCCGCTGCCCCGGCAGCACGGCGTGCTCGCCGCGATGCTGGAGGAGGCGACCCCGCAGCGGCTCACCGACGTCCGCGAGTTCGCGAGCTTCGCCGGCTGGCCGGCCGCCCACCCGGTGATGCGCGACTTCATCGGCATGCCCGTGATGGACGGCGAGGACGTCCTCGGCGCCGTCTTCCTCGCCAACAAGATCTGCCCGAAACCGTCCGACCAGGGCGGCTGCGCCTTCACCCAGGAGGACGAGGACCTGCTGCGGCTGCTGGCCGACCACGCCGCCATCGCCCTCACCAACGCCCGGCTGCACGAGCGCAGCCGCGAGCTGACCCTGGCGGGGGAGCGGGCCCGCATCGCCCACGAGCTGCACGACGCGGTCTCCCAGAAGCTGTTCTCGCTGCGGCTCACCGCCCAGGCGGCAGCCGCCCTCGTCGACGCCGACCCGGCCCGCGCCAAGCGCGAGATCCGCGAGGTCACCGCGCTCGCCGCCGAGGCCGCCGACGAGCTGCGGGCCGTCGTGGTCGAGCTGCGACCCGCCGCCCTGGACGAGGACGGCCTCGTCGCCACCCTGCGCACCCAGGCCGGCGTCCTCGACCGGGTGCACGCCGCGCGCGTCACCTTCCACGCCTCCCAGGTGGGCGCGCTGCCCGCCGCCCAGGAGGAGGCGCTGCTGCGCGTCGCCCAGGAGGCCACCCACAACGCGCTGCGGCACGCCGGAGCAGGCACCGTCGCCGTCACCCTCGAAGGGCTCGGCAAGCGGGCGCTGCTGCGGGTCGCCGACGACGGCCGGGGCTTCGACCCGGACGCCGTGCGGCGCAGCGGCCGCCACCTCGGGCTGGCCTCCATGCGGGACCGGGCCGACAGCGTCGGCGGCCGGCTCGCCGTCCAGTCCGAGCCCGGCAAGGGCACCGTTGTCGAGATGGAGGTGCCAGGTGGTTGA